A single region of the Jatrophihabitans sp. GAS493 genome encodes:
- a CDS encoding alpha/beta fold hydrolase has protein sequence MSFVKADEVPSWFRQALADEAEVGRFQVDGVEINYRAWGPAGSKGLILVHGGAAHAQWWDHVAPLLSRHLRVVAIDLSGHGDSGRRSDYALESWAREVLAVGAEAGIRSKPIIIGHSMGGFVALTAATLAGSQIAGIMTIDSPVWDLTPEDEAARRRGAFGPLKIYPSREAAVARFRPVPDQDVMLDYVKAHIAENSVRPMDGGWAWKFDPQVFRRTAMSLATLNRLECRVALFRAELGLATEDLTEAMYDRLGRIAPVIEIPTAGHAVMLDQPLALVSAIRALLADWEHSVISERPVAY, from the coding sequence ATGAGTTTTGTAAAAGCCGACGAGGTGCCGAGCTGGTTCCGCCAGGCCCTGGCCGACGAGGCCGAGGTCGGCCGCTTTCAGGTCGACGGTGTCGAGATCAACTACCGAGCCTGGGGACCCGCCGGATCGAAAGGGTTGATCCTGGTTCACGGGGGCGCGGCCCATGCCCAGTGGTGGGATCACGTCGCGCCACTACTGAGCCGGCATCTTCGGGTCGTGGCGATCGACCTCTCCGGGCACGGCGACAGCGGTCGGCGGTCCGACTACGCCCTCGAATCCTGGGCGCGTGAGGTATTGGCCGTCGGCGCCGAGGCCGGTATCAGAAGCAAGCCGATCATCATCGGGCACAGCATGGGCGGCTTCGTGGCGCTGACCGCCGCCACCCTGGCCGGCTCGCAGATCGCCGGAATCATGACCATCGACTCACCGGTCTGGGACTTGACGCCGGAGGACGAAGCTGCGCGTCGCCGGGGCGCGTTCGGTCCCCTGAAGATCTATCCGAGCCGCGAGGCCGCCGTGGCCCGGTTCCGCCCGGTGCCCGACCAGGACGTCATGCTGGACTACGTCAAGGCGCATATCGCGGAGAATTCGGTGCGTCCAATGGACGGCGGCTGGGCCTGGAAATTCGACCCGCAGGTCTTCCGCCGGACCGCTATGAGCTTGGCTACTCTGAACCGTCTCGAATGTCGGGTCGCGCTCTTCCGCGCCGAGCTCGGCCTCGCAACCGAGGACCTCACCGAGGCGATGTATGACCGCCTGGGCCGGATCGCCCCGGTTATTGAGATCCCGACGGCCGGGCATGCGGTGATGCTCGATCAGCCACTCGCGTTGGTCTCCGCGATCCGCGCGCTGCTGGCCGATTGGGAGCACTCGGTGATCTCTGAGCGCCCGGTCGCCTATTAA
- a CDS encoding aldo/keto reductase: MKYLKLGSTGLDVSAICLGCMSFGSAQAGNHAWTLDEETSRPFIKQALDAGINFFDTANVYSAGTSEEIVGRALLDYADRDEIVLATKVHGRMRPGPNGAGLSRKAILAELDASLRRLGTDYIDLYQIHRFDYDVPLEETLEALHDVVKSGKVRYLGASSMHAWQFAKALYLADLNGWTRFSTMQNHYNLIYREEEREMLPLCYEEGIGVIPWSPLARGRLTRPWDETTARGDTDEFGKSLYSEGDRSIVERVAEVAGEHGVTPAQIALAWVSQNPAVTAPIIGATKVAHIDDAVASLEIELSDAQTARLEENYTPHQVAGFR; the protein is encoded by the coding sequence ATGAAGTATCTCAAGCTTGGTTCGACTGGCCTCGACGTCTCGGCAATCTGCCTGGGCTGCATGAGTTTCGGCAGCGCGCAGGCCGGCAACCACGCCTGGACGCTGGACGAAGAGACGAGTCGCCCATTCATCAAGCAGGCCCTCGACGCCGGCATCAACTTCTTCGACACGGCGAACGTCTACTCGGCCGGTACGAGCGAAGAGATCGTCGGCCGAGCACTGCTCGACTACGCCGATCGCGACGAGATCGTGCTGGCGACCAAGGTCCACGGACGCATGCGCCCCGGGCCGAACGGAGCCGGCCTCTCCCGCAAGGCCATCCTGGCCGAACTCGACGCGAGCCTGCGCCGGTTGGGCACCGACTACATCGACCTGTACCAGATCCACCGCTTCGACTACGACGTGCCGCTGGAGGAGACCCTCGAAGCGCTCCACGACGTGGTGAAGTCCGGAAAGGTGCGCTACCTCGGCGCGTCGTCGATGCACGCCTGGCAATTCGCCAAGGCGCTCTACCTGGCCGACCTCAACGGCTGGACCCGGTTCTCCACCATGCAGAACCACTACAACTTGATCTACCGCGAAGAGGAGCGGGAGATGCTGCCGCTGTGCTACGAGGAGGGCATCGGGGTTATTCCGTGGAGCCCCCTGGCCCGCGGGCGGTTGACCCGTCCGTGGGATGAGACGACGGCTCGCGGCGACACCGATGAGTTCGGAAAGTCCCTCTACAGCGAAGGGGATCGCAGCATCGTCGAGCGGGTGGCCGAGGTGGCCGGTGAGCACGGTGTCACACCGGCGCAGATCGCGCTGGCCTGGGTGTCCCAGAATCCGGCGGTAACCGCGCCGATCATCGGGGCGACCAAGGTCGCACACATCGACGACGCGGTGGCGTCACTGGAGATTGAGCTCAGCGACGCCCAGACGGCCCGGCTGGAGGAGAACTACACACCCCACCAGGTGGCCGGGTTCCGCTGA
- a CDS encoding response regulator, which translates to MHLIVADDSAVMRRIVVRALRHGGFDCEVTEASDGAELVELVINGSPDLVLSDWNMPNVTGIEALRTIRARGSDVPFGFVTSERSDAMRQQAADAGAAFLVGKPFTPEDLREAIAACV; encoded by the coding sequence ATGCACCTAATCGTTGCTGACGATTCCGCCGTCATGCGCCGTATCGTCGTCCGCGCGCTCCGCCACGGAGGCTTCGACTGCGAAGTGACCGAGGCCTCCGACGGCGCTGAGCTCGTCGAACTGGTCATCAACGGCTCGCCCGACCTGGTCCTCTCCGACTGGAACATGCCCAACGTCACCGGTATCGAGGCGCTGCGCACCATCCGGGCCCGCGGTTCGGACGTCCCCTTCGGTTTCGTCACCTCCGAGCGCTCCGACGCGATGCGCCAGCAGGCCGCCGACGCCGGAGCCGCCTTCCTCGTGGGTAAGCCGTTCACCCCGGAAGATCTGCGCGAAGCCATCGCCGCCTGCGTCTGA
- a CDS encoding chemotaxis protein CheX produces the protein MTSLAEVPNKADLAELISAVWTSFMFEEILPIEDEAAAAKPTHNEVVASVSIMGGWSGQLILATTRACGTAVASTMFGSEDKVPDEELADAVGELANIVGGNVKSMLPSPSSLSLPQVVIDAHMLAVPSAQLRTVTVMAWGEHHIVASLWEAAPSNHLLGGL, from the coding sequence ATGACCTCCCTCGCGGAAGTACCCAACAAAGCAGACCTCGCTGAACTGATCTCGGCGGTCTGGACCTCGTTCATGTTCGAGGAGATCCTCCCGATCGAAGACGAGGCCGCGGCCGCGAAGCCGACCCACAACGAGGTCGTCGCCTCCGTGTCGATCATGGGTGGCTGGTCGGGGCAGCTGATTCTCGCGACCACCCGCGCCTGTGGCACGGCGGTGGCCTCGACCATGTTCGGCTCCGAGGACAAGGTCCCGGACGAGGAACTCGCCGACGCGGTCGGGGAGTTGGCCAACATCGTCGGCGGCAACGTCAAGTCGATGCTGCCGTCGCCTTCGTCGCTCTCGCTGCCGCAGGTCGTCATCGACGCTCACATGCTGGCTGTCCCGTCGGCCCAGCTGCGCACCGTCACCGTGATGGCCTGGGGCGAGCACCACATCGTCGCCTCCCTCTGGGAAGCGGCTCCGTCCAACCACCTGCTCGGAGGTCTGTGA
- a CDS encoding PleD family two-component system response regulator — protein sequence MQAMVIDDSRAMRMILRRVLTTAGFEVTEAGDGQEALDLLNATEEPPTLALIDWNMPNMNGLEFVKAVRAIEKYSDVTLMMVTTESEHGQIVRALAAGAHEYVIKPFTPDDIVEKLDLLGLTPAGAHS from the coding sequence TTGCAAGCAATGGTGATCGACGATTCACGCGCCATGCGCATGATCCTTCGGCGAGTGCTCACGACCGCTGGATTCGAGGTCACCGAAGCTGGTGACGGCCAGGAGGCACTCGACCTGCTCAACGCCACCGAGGAGCCGCCGACGTTGGCGCTCATCGACTGGAACATGCCGAACATGAACGGTCTTGAGTTCGTGAAGGCCGTTCGTGCGATTGAGAAGTACTCCGACGTCACCCTGATGATGGTGACCACCGAGAGTGAGCACGGCCAGATCGTGCGTGCCCTCGCCGCCGGTGCCCATGAGTACGTGATCAAGCCCTTTACCCCCGATGACATCGTCGAGAAGCTGGATCTTCTCGGCCTCACTCCAGCCGGAGCACATTCATGA
- a CDS encoding NAD(P)/FAD-dependent oxidoreductase has translation MSVERVDVLIVGAGLSGIGAACHLQIDSPGKSYAILESREAMGGTWDLFRYPGIRSDSDMFTLGYDFRPWTEAKAIADGESIRNYIRQVAADYDVEEKIRYRHRVISAEWSSVEARWTVTAERTTVDGSVETVLISCSFLQVCAGYYRYDEGYTPEFAGVDEFAGQVVHPQHWPEDLDYTDKRVVIIGSGATAVTLVPSLAERAAHVTMLQRSPTYIISLPSKDPIADKLRRHLSPQRAYGIVRRKNVLVTMLSYQLSRRRPQLMKSILRRGVTRQLPEGYAVQTHFAPNYEPWDQRLCVVPDGDLFRAIRHGDAEIVTDRIVAFTKTGIKLKSGAELPADIVVTATGLNMLGIGGMTLSVDGAPVDLSSTLAYKGMMLSGVPNFALTIGYTNASWTLKADLIAHYVSRLLKYMDASGYQIVTPIAPQNLDPAELGPIIDLKSGYVLRAQSAWPKQGPVAPWRLYQNYFRDVKLLRKGSITDEVRFSRASAVPAQESAIGLSPFA, from the coding sequence ATGTCAGTCGAGCGGGTAGATGTGCTCATCGTCGGGGCTGGTCTCTCCGGCATCGGCGCCGCCTGTCACCTGCAGATCGACAGCCCGGGCAAGAGTTACGCAATCCTAGAGTCGCGGGAGGCGATGGGGGGTACCTGGGACCTCTTCCGCTATCCGGGTATCCGTTCGGACTCCGATATGTTCACCCTGGGTTACGACTTCCGTCCGTGGACGGAGGCCAAAGCGATCGCCGACGGCGAGTCGATCCGCAACTACATACGCCAGGTCGCGGCCGACTACGACGTCGAGGAGAAGATCCGCTACCGGCATCGGGTGATCAGCGCCGAGTGGTCCTCGGTCGAGGCCCGCTGGACGGTGACGGCCGAGCGCACAACGGTCGACGGCAGCGTCGAGACGGTGCTGATCAGTTGCTCGTTTCTGCAGGTCTGCGCCGGCTACTACCGCTACGACGAGGGCTATACCCCTGAGTTCGCCGGGGTCGATGAGTTCGCCGGGCAGGTCGTGCACCCGCAGCACTGGCCCGAGGACCTCGACTACACCGACAAGCGGGTGGTGATCATCGGCAGCGGAGCGACCGCGGTGACTCTGGTCCCGTCGCTGGCCGAGCGGGCCGCGCACGTCACCATGCTGCAGCGCTCGCCGACCTACATCATCTCGCTGCCTTCGAAAGACCCGATCGCCGATAAGCTGCGCCGGCATCTGTCGCCGCAGCGGGCCTATGGAATCGTCCGCCGTAAGAATGTCCTGGTCACCATGCTGAGCTACCAGCTCAGCCGCCGCCGGCCGCAGTTGATGAAGTCGATCCTGCGCCGCGGCGTGACTCGTCAGCTCCCCGAAGGCTATGCGGTCCAGACCCACTTCGCCCCCAACTATGAGCCGTGGGACCAGCGCCTCTGCGTCGTCCCGGATGGTGACCTGTTCCGGGCCATCCGCCACGGGGACGCCGAGATCGTCACCGACCGGATCGTCGCCTTCACCAAGACCGGAATCAAGCTCAAGTCCGGTGCCGAGCTGCCGGCCGACATCGTGGTCACCGCGACCGGCCTGAACATGCTCGGAATCGGCGGTATGACGCTGAGCGTGGACGGGGCCCCGGTCGATCTCTCCAGCACGCTCGCCTACAAGGGCATGATGCTCTCCGGCGTACCGAATTTCGCGCTCACGATCGGGTACACGAACGCCTCCTGGACGCTCAAGGCCGATCTCATCGCCCACTACGTGTCGCGGCTACTGAAGTACATGGATGCCAGCGGGTATCAGATCGTCACCCCGATCGCGCCACAGAACCTCGACCCGGCCGAGCTCGGCCCGATCATCGACCTCAAGTCCGGCTATGTGCTGCGGGCGCAGAGCGCCTGGCCGAAGCAGGGGCCGGTCGCGCCGTGGCGGCTGTACCAGAACTACTTCCGGGACGTGAAGCTGCTGCGCAAGGGGTCGATCACCGACGAGGTTCGCTTCTCCCGGGCCAGCGCGGTGCCTGCGCAGGAATCTGCGATCGGATTGTCGCCGTTTGCTTAA
- a CDS encoding chemotaxis protein CheW: MSSNEDLDLEIVQEFLIESHENLDQLDRDLVSLEQTPDSRELLASIFRTIHTIKGTSGFLAYHRLEAVTHAGESLLAKLRDGAFRMTPDTADALLRMVDAVRAILVNIEQQHNEGDADVTPLVEELRALLESKLAEAAAGEAAPSVDADAEVEAVVDATAEPVAADAAPAAGPSGLEILKPKAPAKPRAPRASTAKAAPKAAPAKAAPAKAIAAKTAAVTPVETAVVEPVTAKPAAAKAPAKAAAAKANPNAAAPAEADGRPGIGDSTIRVDVTLLEQLMRLVGELVLARNQIVQRASTIEDDELGRACHRLNLVAGELQEGVMRTRMQPIDHVWSKLPRVVRDLSSQLGRTVRLEMEGGDTELDRTLLEAVKDPLTHLVRNAIDHGIEDPETRRVAGKDTTGVLTLRAAHEGGQILVEIKDDGKGLDPEVLGRKAVEKGIVTQAQLDSMGPNDILQLVFVPGFSTASAVTNVSGRGVGMDVVRTNIERIGGSIDVDSTVGVGTAWRLRIPLTLAIVPALTVECAGQRFAIPQVNLLELVSLDERSSAGVENMAGAEVYRLRGSLLPLVRLDEALKLKRATDEEVGTLVVAVLEADDRRFGLVVDRVLDTEEIVVKPLSSALKELGLYAGATILGDGAVSLILDVQSLARRRLRAVDSHESAQSQRSRGAGAGSSERQLLVVALGGDRRVAVPLDVVTRLEQFPADSIERVGRRDVVRYRGAIMPLVRLSEHLGSGFNDDRETIPGVVYSAHGRSVALAVGEIVDIVAESSVVHSDVEDIGLIGSAVIRDRVTEMLDVRAAILAADPMFFAEDATSGAAFTGEYFADQEQFSGENYDLIGAN, from the coding sequence ATGTCTTCGAACGAAGATCTCGATCTCGAGATCGTCCAGGAATTTCTGATCGAAAGCCACGAGAACCTCGATCAGCTCGACCGGGACCTCGTCTCGCTGGAGCAGACGCCGGATTCCCGCGAGCTCCTCGCCAGCATCTTCCGCACCATCCACACCATCAAGGGAACCAGCGGATTCCTCGCCTACCACCGGCTCGAGGCCGTCACCCACGCCGGTGAGAGCCTGCTGGCCAAGCTGCGCGACGGTGCCTTCCGGATGACACCGGACACCGCCGACGCGCTGCTGCGCATGGTCGACGCCGTCCGGGCGATCCTGGTCAACATCGAACAGCAGCACAACGAAGGCGACGCCGACGTCACCCCGCTGGTCGAGGAGCTGCGCGCGCTGCTGGAGAGCAAGCTGGCCGAGGCTGCGGCCGGCGAAGCCGCCCCCTCCGTTGACGCCGACGCTGAGGTCGAGGCTGTCGTTGACGCGACGGCCGAGCCGGTCGCTGCGGACGCAGCCCCCGCCGCCGGCCCGAGCGGGCTGGAGATCCTGAAGCCGAAGGCGCCGGCCAAGCCACGTGCCCCGCGAGCCAGCACCGCCAAGGCCGCCCCGAAGGCCGCTCCGGCGAAGGCCGCTCCGGCGAAGGCGATTGCGGCCAAGACCGCCGCCGTCACTCCGGTCGAGACCGCAGTCGTCGAGCCGGTCACCGCCAAGCCAGCCGCCGCGAAGGCTCCGGCCAAGGCCGCTGCGGCCAAGGCCAACCCGAACGCCGCCGCCCCGGCCGAGGCCGATGGCCGACCGGGCATCGGCGACTCGACGATTCGCGTCGACGTGACCCTGCTCGAGCAGTTGATGCGTCTGGTCGGAGAGCTCGTCCTGGCCCGCAACCAGATCGTGCAGCGGGCCAGCACCATCGAAGACGATGAGCTGGGGCGCGCCTGCCACCGGCTCAACCTGGTGGCCGGCGAGCTGCAGGAGGGTGTCATGCGCACCCGCATGCAGCCGATCGACCACGTCTGGTCGAAGCTCCCGCGAGTCGTGCGCGACCTCAGCTCACAGCTGGGGCGTACCGTCCGCCTCGAGATGGAGGGTGGCGACACCGAGCTCGACCGCACCCTGCTGGAGGCGGTCAAGGACCCGCTGACCCACCTGGTGCGCAACGCCATCGACCACGGCATCGAAGACCCCGAGACGCGCCGCGTCGCCGGCAAGGACACCACCGGTGTCCTCACGCTGCGCGCCGCCCACGAAGGCGGCCAGATCCTGGTCGAGATCAAGGACGACGGCAAGGGCCTCGACCCTGAGGTACTCGGTCGTAAGGCTGTCGAGAAGGGCATCGTCACCCAGGCCCAGCTCGACTCGATGGGCCCGAACGACATCCTTCAGCTCGTCTTCGTCCCCGGTTTCTCAACCGCCTCGGCCGTCACCAACGTCTCCGGACGAGGCGTCGGCATGGACGTGGTGCGCACCAACATCGAGCGGATCGGCGGCTCCATCGACGTCGACTCCACGGTCGGTGTCGGTACGGCCTGGCGTCTGCGCATCCCGCTGACCCTGGCGATCGTCCCCGCCCTCACCGTCGAGTGCGCCGGCCAGCGTTTCGCCATCCCGCAGGTGAACCTGCTGGAGCTGGTAAGCCTGGACGAACGCAGCTCGGCCGGCGTCGAGAACATGGCTGGAGCCGAGGTGTACCGCCTACGCGGCTCGCTGCTGCCGCTGGTCCGCCTCGACGAGGCGCTGAAGCTCAAGCGCGCCACCGACGAGGAGGTCGGCACCCTGGTGGTCGCCGTCCTGGAAGCCGATGATCGTCGATTCGGGCTGGTCGTCGACCGGGTCCTCGACACCGAGGAGATCGTCGTCAAGCCGCTGTCCAGCGCGTTGAAGGAGCTCGGCCTCTACGCCGGCGCCACCATCCTCGGTGACGGCGCGGTCTCCCTCATCCTCGATGTGCAGAGCCTGGCCCGCCGCCGGCTGCGCGCCGTCGACTCGCACGAAAGCGCACAGAGCCAGCGCAGCCGGGGTGCCGGAGCCGGCTCCTCGGAGCGTCAGCTGCTGGTGGTCGCTCTCGGCGGTGACCGTCGGGTCGCCGTTCCGCTCGACGTGGTCACCCGTCTCGAGCAGTTCCCGGCCGACAGCATCGAGCGCGTCGGCCGCCGTGATGTGGTCCGCTACCGTGGCGCGATCATGCCGCTGGTGCGCCTCTCGGAGCACCTTGGCAGTGGCTTCAACGATGACCGCGAGACCATCCCCGGCGTCGTCTACTCCGCCCACGGACGCAGCGTCGCGCTGGCCGTCGGCGAGATCGTGGACATCGTCGCGGAGAGCTCGGTCGTGCACAGCGACGTCGAGGACATCGGCCTCATCGGATCGGCGGTCATCCGTGATCGCGTCACCGAGATGCTCGACGTCCGCGCGGCGATTCTCGCCGCCGACCCGATGTTCTTCGCCGAGGACGCCACGTCCGGAGCAGCCTTCACCGGCGAGTACTTCGCCGACCAAGAGCAGTTCTCGGGCGAGAACTACGACCTGATCGGAGCCAACTGA
- a CDS encoding chemotaxis protein CheW yields the protein MATLLATFHLGDYLCAVPVGEVQEVLMEQTRTPAPGASKYVTGLINLRGQVVTALDLRLRMGVATTVEQRPSMNVVVCFRNEVWSLLVDSIGDVIEVEESQFEAPPETLHGALRELITGAYKLDGRLLLVLNVERALDVSTEPAAA from the coding sequence ATGGCCACCCTGCTGGCGACCTTCCACCTCGGCGACTACCTCTGCGCGGTCCCCGTCGGTGAGGTTCAGGAGGTGCTGATGGAGCAGACGCGCACGCCTGCCCCGGGTGCCTCGAAGTACGTCACCGGTCTGATCAACCTGCGCGGCCAGGTCGTCACCGCGCTCGATCTGCGTCTGCGGATGGGCGTCGCCACCACGGTCGAACAGCGTCCGTCGATGAACGTCGTCGTCTGCTTCCGCAACGAGGTCTGGAGCCTGCTGGTCGACAGCATCGGCGACGTCATCGAGGTCGAGGAGTCGCAGTTCGAGGCGCCGCCGGAGACCCTGCACGGTGCACTGCGTGAGCTGATCACCGGGGCCTACAAGCTCGACGGACGACTTCTGCTCGTCCTCAACGTCGAGCGGGCGCTGGACGTCAGCACCGAACCCGCCGCCGCCTGA
- a CDS encoding protein-glutamate O-methyltransferase CheR, producing MPISTAAFEWVCTVLRSDAAIVLEPGKEYLVESRLAPLARLSGKSDVSTFVEHTRSTADRRTRDDIVEALTTNETSWFRDSQPFVALETEILPKLSRSVHGTRNVRIWSAACSTGQEPYSIGMIVKDSILGAGAAGCEILATDIAPGIIAQAQRGTYTQGEINRGLPAMKLVKHFSKAGMHWQINENIRKMVSFRQLNLSQPLPAIGQFDVVFLRNVLIYFSVETRREILQRIRAVCRPDAYLLLGGAETTIGVDDSWVREQIGRVPVYRPR from the coding sequence ATGCCAATCAGCACTGCAGCCTTCGAGTGGGTCTGCACGGTACTTCGTTCCGATGCGGCGATCGTCCTCGAGCCAGGTAAGGAGTACCTGGTCGAGTCCCGGTTGGCTCCACTGGCCCGGCTCTCCGGAAAGTCGGATGTCTCGACCTTCGTCGAACACACCCGTAGCACCGCGGATCGACGTACCCGCGACGACATCGTCGAGGCCCTGACCACGAACGAGACTTCCTGGTTTCGCGATAGCCAGCCCTTTGTCGCGCTCGAGACCGAGATCCTGCCCAAGCTCAGCCGAAGTGTGCACGGAACCCGCAATGTGCGGATCTGGTCGGCCGCCTGCTCGACCGGTCAGGAGCCGTACAGCATCGGAATGATCGTGAAAGACAGCATTCTGGGTGCCGGTGCCGCAGGTTGCGAGATCCTGGCCACCGACATCGCGCCCGGCATCATCGCGCAGGCCCAGCGCGGCACGTACACGCAGGGTGAGATCAACCGCGGTCTGCCGGCGATGAAGCTGGTCAAGCACTTCAGCAAGGCCGGAATGCACTGGCAGATCAATGAGAACATCCGCAAGATGGTCTCCTTCCGCCAGCTGAACCTCTCCCAGCCGTTGCCGGCGATCGGCCAGTTCGACGTGGTCTTCCTGCGTAACGTCCTCATCTACTTCTCGGTGGAGACGCGGCGGGAGATCCTGCAGCGCATCCGCGCGGTCTGCCGCCCGGACGCTTACCTGCTGCTCGGCGGCGCCGAGACGACGATCGGCGTGGACGACAGCTGGGTGCGCGAGCAGATCGGCCGGGTTCCGGTCTACCGCCCCCGCTAG
- the cheB gene encoding chemotaxis response regulator protein-glutamate methylesterase, giving the protein MRIARVMVVDDSAVIRRLISDTLSEHPQIEIVASAANGQLALDALETTVVDVIVLDIEMPVLDGVNTVRALRRSGRRIPVIMFSTLTERGARITFDALAAGATDYVTKPAHSNSIEESRNNVRINLIPRVLALTGVAPWAEPGNSAGVSRSAATQVAAAVVVPDEVEQPAQVHPALPVPATEPLLASPTQPASLRPSTPPALSEAAAPSSPAPRPGQSPRSTPATTRPAPPSSVLPSAVAPARPAERTFPPVALRPGVPSASAVADSGTRANQNAVPKRASAAGGARIKLLVIGTSTGGPEALNQVLPLLPASFPVPILIVQHMPPIFTQLLAERLDRVCKLTVRESAGGELLVPGSVYIAPGDLHMEIDVTGPNAYTKLGGGAPENFCRPAVDVLFRSAARAFGSGVLGVVLTGMGSDGRRGAGEIRAAGGQVIAQDQASSVVWGMPGAVAGDGLAEELLDVHVIADAILRRISPIASSHSVTSPVNATQPVAVRRSNT; this is encoded by the coding sequence ATGCGAATCGCGAGAGTGATGGTGGTCGATGACTCAGCGGTCATCCGCCGACTGATCTCCGACACGCTCTCCGAGCATCCGCAGATCGAGATCGTCGCCTCCGCGGCCAACGGACAGCTGGCGTTGGATGCGCTTGAGACGACGGTTGTGGATGTCATCGTGCTCGACATCGAGATGCCCGTCCTGGACGGCGTGAACACCGTACGGGCGCTGCGTCGCAGCGGGCGGCGCATACCGGTGATCATGTTCAGCACGCTCACCGAGCGAGGGGCGCGCATCACCTTTGACGCGCTCGCGGCCGGCGCGACCGACTATGTCACCAAGCCCGCACACTCCAACAGCATCGAGGAGTCCCGCAACAACGTCCGCATCAACCTCATCCCGCGGGTGCTTGCCCTCACCGGCGTCGCACCGTGGGCCGAGCCCGGCAACAGCGCCGGAGTGTCCCGATCGGCGGCCACCCAGGTCGCGGCCGCGGTCGTCGTCCCGGACGAGGTCGAGCAGCCCGCTCAGGTCCATCCCGCGCTACCGGTGCCCGCGACCGAGCCGCTCCTGGCGTCGCCGACTCAACCGGCTTCCCTGCGCCCGTCCACTCCTCCAGCGCTGTCAGAGGCCGCCGCCCCGTCATCACCGGCGCCCCGACCCGGCCAGTCGCCGCGGAGTACCCCCGCGACTACGCGCCCGGCCCCACCCTCGTCAGTTCTGCCGTCGGCGGTTGCGCCAGCGCGTCCAGCTGAGCGCACTTTCCCGCCGGTAGCCCTACGTCCGGGTGTGCCGAGCGCCTCCGCCGTGGCCGACTCCGGGACGCGGGCCAACCAGAATGCCGTCCCGAAGCGGGCCTCGGCCGCCGGGGGCGCGCGCATCAAGTTGCTCGTCATCGGCACCTCGACCGGCGGCCCGGAGGCACTGAACCAGGTCCTACCGCTGTTGCCGGCCAGTTTCCCGGTGCCGATTCTGATCGTCCAGCACATGCCGCCGATCTTCACCCAGCTCCTTGCCGAGCGCCTGGATCGGGTCTGCAAGTTAACCGTGCGAGAGTCGGCCGGTGGTGAACTGCTGGTGCCGGGAAGCGTCTACATTGCGCCGGGTGACCTGCACATGGAGATCGACGTCACCGGCCCGAACGCCTATACAAAACTTGGGGGAGGGGCGCCGGAGAACTTCTGCCGCCCTGCAGTGGACGTGCTCTTCCGCTCAGCGGCGAGGGCGTTCGGTTCTGGAGTACTCGGGGTTGTCCTCACTGGTATGGGGAGCGACGGTCGTCGCGGCGCAGGGGAGATTCGGGCCGCCGGCGGACAGGTAATCGCACAGGACCAGGCAAGTTCGGTGGTCTGGGGAATGCCCGGCGCGGTGGCCGGGGATGGTCTCGCCGAAGAGTTGCTTGATGTACATGTCATCGCCGACGCCATCCTGCGTCGGATCTCACCTATCGCGTCGTCCCACTCAGTCACCTCACCGGTGAATGCGACGCAACCAGTAGCAGTTAGGCGGAGCAATACCTAA